In one Lolium rigidum isolate FL_2022 chromosome 3, APGP_CSIRO_Lrig_0.1, whole genome shotgun sequence genomic region, the following are encoded:
- the LOC124701641 gene encoding polyamine oxidase 1, with product MTPTTAIALVLALTLAHHASLAAAAGPRVIIVGAGMSGISAGKRLSEAGITDLVILEATDHIGGRMHKTNFGGINVEMGANWVEGVNGGKMNPIWPIVNATLKLRNFRSDFDGLADNIYKEKGGVYDKEYAQKRIDRSDEVEENGGKLSAKLHPSGQDDMSILAMQRLNDHLPNGPTSPLDMILDYFKYDYEFAEPPRVTSLQNVVPLATFEDFGDDVYFVADQRGYEAVVYYLAGQYLKADKSGNIVDPRLQLSKVVREISYSRSGVTVKTEDNKVYKADYVMVSTSVGVLQSDLIQFKPQLPNWKVLSIYQFDMAVYTKIFVKFPKKFWPEGKGREFFLYASSRRGYYGVWQEFEAQYPDANVLLVTVTDEESRRIEQQSDNQTKAEIVEVLRDMFPGADVPDATDILVPRWWSDRFYRGTFSNWPIGVNRYEYDQLRAPVGRVYFTGEHTSEHYNGYVHGAYLAGIDSADILINCAQKKMCKYHVPGKYE from the exons ATGACGCCCACCACAGCCATCGCTCTAGTGTTAGCACTAACCCTAGCACACCATGccagcctcgccgccgccgccggcccaagGGTCATCATTGTCGGCGCCGGCATGTCCG GGATCTCGGCGGGGAAGCGGCTGTCGGAGGCCGGGATAACTGACCTGGTTATCCTGGAGGCGACGGACCACATCGGCGGGAGGATGCACAAGACCAACTTCGGCGGCATCAACGTGGAGATGGGCGCCAACTGGGTGGAGGGCGTCAACGGCGGCAAGATGAACCCCATCTGGCCCATCGTCAACGCCACGCTCAAGCTCAGGAACTTCCGCTCCGACTTCGACGGCCTCGCCGACAACATCTACAAGGAGAA GGGCGGTGTGTACGACAAAGAATACGCGCAGAAAAGGATCGACCGGTCGGACGAAGTGGAGGAGAACGGCGGGAAATTGTCCGCCAAGCTGCACCCCAGCGGCCAGGATGACATGTCCATCCTCGCCATGCAACGCCTCAACGACCA CCTGCCCAACGGGCCGACGTCGCCGTTGGACATGATCCTGGACTACTTCAAGTACGACTACGAGTTCGCCGAGCCGCCGCGGGTGACCAGCCTGCAGAACGTCGTCCCTCTCGCCACCTTCGAGGACTTCGGAGACGACGTCTACTTCGTCGCCGACCAGCGCGGCTACGAGGCCGTCGTCTACTACCTCGCCGGCCAGTACCTCAAGGCCGACAAGTCCGGCAACATCGTCGACCCGCGCCTGCAGCTCAGCAAGGTGGTGCGAGAGATCTCCTACTCCCGCAGCGGCGTCACCGTGAAGACGGAGGACAACAAGGTGTACAAGGCAGACTACGTCATGGTCTCTACCAGCGTGGGGGTCCTGCAGTCCGATCTCATTCAGTTCAAGCCACAGCTGCCT AACTGGAAGGTTCTGTCGATCTACCAATTCGACATGGCCGTGTACACCAAGATTTTCGTCAAGTTCCCCAAGAAGTTCTGGCCCGAGGGCAAAGGCAGGGAGTTCTTCCTCTACGCCAGCAGCAGGAGAGGCTACTACGGAGTATGGCAG GAGTTTGAGGCGCAGTACCCAGACGCCAACGTTCTCCTTGTCACCGTCACCGACGAGGAGTCGAGGCGGATCGAGCAGCAGTCGGACAACCAGACCAAGGCGGAGATCGTGGAGGTGCTGAGGGACATGTTTCCCGGTGCGGACGTGCCCGACGCGACGGACATCCTCGTCCCACGGTGGTGGTCCGACAGGTTCTACAGGGGCACCTTCTCTAACTGGCCCATCGGTGTCAACCGCTACGAATACGACCAGCTCAGG GCGCCGGTTGGGAGGGTTTACTTCACCGGGGAGCACACCAGCGAACACTACAATGGCTATGTCCATGGAGCTTATCTTGCAG